The nucleotide window GGGTGGCTTCCACCATCGGCATCCAGCAGAGCTGGTATCTGCAGTTCGTGCTGACCCTGCTGGTGCTCGCCATTCCGGGCTGGCGCTTCTACGAGAAGGGCTTCCCGGCGCTGTTCCGCCTGGGTCCCGACATGAACTCGCTGGTCGCGGTCGGCACGGCCGCGGCCTTCGGCTATTCGATGGTCGCCACGTTCGCGCCCAGTCTGCTGCCGGCCGGCACGGTGAACGTGTACTACGAGGCGGCCGCCGTCATCGTGGCGCTGATCCTGCTGGGCCGCTTTCTTGAGGCACGGGCCAAGGGCCGCACCTCCGAGGCCATCAAGCGCCTGGTCGGCCTACAGGCCAAGGAGGCGCACGTGCTGCGCGACGGCCGCATCGTGGACATCCCGATCAACGACGTGGCGCAGGGCGACATCGTGGAAGTGCGCCCCGGCGAGCGCGTGCCGGTCGATGGTGAAGTGACCGAGGGCCGCAGCTTCGTGGACGAGTCGATGATCACCGGCGAGCCGATTCCCGTCGAAAAGGCGGAAGGCAGCACCGTGGTCGGCGGCACCGTCAACCAGAAGGGTGCGCTGACGCTGCGTGCCACCGCCGTGGGCGGTCAGACCATGCTGGCGCAGATCATCCGCATGGTCGAGCAGGCGCAAGGTTCCAAGCTGCCGATCCAGGCCGTGGTGGACAAGGTGACGCTGTGGTTCGTGCCCGCCGTCATGCTGGCCGCCGTGCTGACCTTCCTGGTCTGGCTGGTGTTCGGCCCGTCGCCCGCGCTGTCCTTCGCGCTGGTCAATGCCGTGGCGGTGCTGATCATTGCCTGCCCGTGCGCCATGGGTCTGGCGACGCCGACCTCCATCATGGTCGGCACGGGCCGGGGCGCTGAGATGGGCGTGCTGTTCCGCAAGGGTGAAGCCCTGCAACTGCTCAAGGACGCCAAGGTGGTGGCCGTGGACAAGACCGGCACGCTGACCGAGGGCCGCCCGGTCCTGACCGACCTGGAGATTGCCGACGGCTTTGACCGCAACCAGGTGCTGGCGAAGGTCGCCGCCGTGGAATCGCGCTCGGAGCATCCGATCGCACGCGCCATCGTCGAGTCGGCCGTGGAAGGTGGCATCGCGCTGCCGACGATGACAGACTTCGATTCGGTCACGGGCATGGGCGTGCGCGCCACCGTGGACGGCGCGCGTGTCGAGGTCGGTGCCGATCGCTTCATGCGTGAGCTGGGGTTGGACGTGGGCGGCTTCGCTCGCACGGCCGAGCGCCTAGGCAACGAGGGCAAGTCGCCGCTGTACGCCTCGATCGACGGCCGGCTGGCCGCCATCATCGCGGTGGCCGATCCGATCAAGTCCAGCACGCCCGCGGCCATTGCCGCGCTGCACCAGCTCGGCCTGAAGGTGGCGATGATCACCGGCGACAACGCGCGTACCGCGCAGGCCATCGCCAAGCAACTGGGCATCGACGAGGTGGTGGCCGAAGTGCTGCCCGAGGGCAAGGTCGAAGCCGTGCGCCGGCTGAAAGCCAGCCACGGCCAGATCGCCTACGTGGGCGACGGCATCAACGACGCCCCGGCGCTGGCCGAGGCCGACGTGGGCCTGGCCATCGGCACCGGCACCGACGTGGCGGTGGAGTCGGCCGACGTAGTGCTGATGTCGGGCAACCTGCAGGGCGTGCCCAACGCCATCGCGCTGTCCAAGGCGACCATCGGCAACATCCGCCAGAACCTGTTCTGGGCGTTTGGCTACAACACGGCCCTGATCCCGGTGGCCGCTGGCGTCCTGTACCCCGCATACGGTGTGCTGTTGTCGCCGATCTTCGCGGCTGGCGCGATGGCGCTGTCCAGCGTGTTCGTGCTCGGAAACGCGCTGCGCCTGCGCCGCTTCCAGCCGCCGCTGGCGGCGGATACCGCTCATTGAGAAAGGAGGAACACCATGAACATCGGTGAAGCATCCAAGGCCTCGAAGGTCTCGGCCAAAATGATCCGCTACTACGAGCAAATCGGTCTGATCCCTCCGGCTGACCGCACCGATTCGGGCTACCGCGCCTATACCCAGGACGACGTTCACCGGTTGCATTTCATCCGGCGTTCGCGCGACCTCGGCTTCTCGGTAGCCGAGATCACGGACTTGCTGGGACTGTGGAATGACAAGTCGCGCCAGAGTGCTGATGTAAAGCGTCTGGCCCAGCAACACATCGACGAGTTGGACCGGCGCATCGAGAGCATGCTGGAGATGGCCGCGACGCTCAAGGCGCTGATCCGGTGTTGCGCCGGCGACGAACGGCCCGACTGCCCGATCCTGCACACGCTGGAGCAGCCCGATACCAGTGACAACAAGCCCGAAGCGCGCACTGGCGCAGTGCCGCGCCGCGCGCGAGCCAACGCAGCAGGAAAAAAGCCGCGTGCGCACTGAGCAGCCAGGAGAGATATGCCCAAAATCACAGTCTTGCCCCATCCTGAACTGGCTCCCGAGGGAGCCGAACTGAACGTGCCAGCAGGCACTTCGATCTGCGAGGCCCTGCTGGACAACGGCATCGAGATCGAGCATGCCTGCGACATGAGCTGTGCCTGCACGACCTGTCACTGCATCGTGCGCAAGGGGTTTAATTCTCTAAACGAAGTCGAGGAGTGCGAGGATGATCTGCTCGACCGGGCCTGGGGACTGGAGGCGCAGTCGCGGCTGAGCTGCCAGGCCATCGTTGCGACCGAAGACCTGACCGTCGAGATCCCCAAGTACACGATCAACCATGCCAAGGAGAACCACTAGGAGCCTGCGTGCTGCCTCAGGCGCACCGGCCTGCGGCAGGGTTGCTCTGGCAGATGGAGGACTGACGGCATTGCAGCCAGATAACCAACCCGTGGGCCAGACCAACCCGCGAGCCAGGTGTCTACACTCCCTTTGCACGGTCGTCGGTTAGGCTGGAAAGGTCATCAACGTCCTTAAATCCGTGACGGCCGGCCCATGGAAAGTCACACAGGAGAAGTCCTGCATGTCTGCGCCCAAGCTAGCCACGCTCTACCGAATGGTCATGCCCGGCCATACCTGCCCCTACGGGCTGAAGTCGCTCGATCTGCTCAAACGCAAGGGCTACGAGGTCGAGGACAAACACTTGGCGAGCCGCGAGCAGACGGATGCGTTCAAGAAGGAGCATGGCGTCGAGACCACGCCCCAGGTCTTCATAAACGGGCGGCGCGTGGGCGGCTACGACGACCTACGCAAATTCTTCGGCATGTCCGTGAAGGACAAGAACGCCGTGACCTACACCCCTGTGATCGCGCTGTTCGCCATGGCGGCCGCGATGGCGCTGGCGGCGAGCTGGGCGGCCTTCGGCCAGCTCTGGAGCATTCAGGCGGCAGAGTGGCTCGTGGCCTTTGCCATGTGTCTCCTGGCGCTGCAGAAGCTCAAGGACGTGGACGGCTTCGCGACGATGTTCCTCAACTACGACCTGCTGGCCAAGCGCTGGGTTCGGTATGCCTATTTCTACCCGTTCGCGGAGGCCATCGCAGGCGTCCTGATGGTCGCGGGCGTGGGGATGTGGGTGTCGATTCCGTTGGCGCTGTTCATCGGGACCGTCGGGGCCGTGTCGGTTTTCAAGGCGGTCTATGTCGATCGCCGGGAACTCAAGTGCGCCTGCGTGGGCGGGGACAGCAACGTGCCGCTGGACTTCGTGTCCCTGACCGAGAACCTGATGATGGTGGCGATGGCCCTGTGGATGTGGGCCAAGGTCGCCTACCTTGGGATGCACTGAGCGCCGCGCCAGATATGGCGCAGCGCACGTGCTCGCATCGGCCGTCCTGTGTGCATGCCGGCCACGACGCGGTGTTACTGCGCGCGCGGCGGGAAGCCAGCTTCGCTCAGGGCCGCGGCGATCTGCTCTTGCGAGGCCGAGGTCTGGACCTCGACACGGCGGGTCGGCGGGTCCGTAACGATCTTGGCGTTGGGGTCGATCGTTTGGATCGTTTTCGTCACAGTGCGGGCGCAGCCGCCGCAGGTCATGTCTTCGAGATGGAATTGCATGGAAAACTCCTTTCGGGTTGGGATGCTTAAAGTTTGATCCTTGCCACGGTTGGAAGGTCAAGCGCTATTTGCATCCCCGCCACACCAACCTGCCGAATGTTCATAGGGGCAAGGCCGTGGTGCTCTTCACGCGGTCCAGCACGAAGCTGGTCTTGCAGTCTTGCACGCTGGGGTGCTTGAGCAGCGTATCGAGCACGAAGCGGGAGTAGTGGGCCATATCTCTGACGACCACCCGCAACAGGTAGTCCATGTCGCCGGTCAGCGCGTGGCACTCCACCACCTCGGGCCAGTTCTGAACCGACGCGCGGAACACGTCCATGGGGTTGCGCTTGTGCGAATCAGAGTGCTTTTCGAGGCGCACGTTCAGGTAGGCCGTGAGGGTGAGGCCGATGCGTTCGGGGTGCACCAGGGCCACATAGCCGGCGATGACGCCAGCCTCTTCGAGGCGGCGCACCCGCCTCAGCGTGGCCGAGGACGACAGGCTTGCGTGTTCGGCCAGTTCGTCGAAGGTGGACCTTCCATTGCGTTGCAATGCATCAATAAGGCGTCTATCCGTACCATCAAGGACTATTTCTGTGCTCATTTCTTTCACCACGCAGGAATCAGGCATCAAGAAGTCTATTTGCAATTGATTTTGCAGAAATGATGTGCGGGCTTTTTCTTACCATCTAGGGTGTCCAGATTTCCACCCCAAACCCAAGAGAGACACCCCTGATGACCGACCTTTTTGACAACCCGATGGGCCTGTGCGGCTTTGAATTCGTCGAGTTCGCCTCGCCGACGCCCGGCGTGCTGGAGCCGCTGTTCGAGAAGCTCGGCTTCACCGAGGTGGCCCGGCATCGCTCCAAGGACGTATCGCTCTACCGCCAGGGCGACATCAACTTCATCGTCAACCGCGAGCCTAAAAGCCAGGCGGCGTATTTCGCGGGCGAGCACGGCCCCAGCCCCTGCGGGCTGGCGTTCCGCGTCAAGGATTCGCACAAGGCCTACCACCGCGCGCTGGAGCTGGGCGCGCAGCCGATGGACATTCCCACTGGCCCGATGGAGTTGCGCCTACCGGCGATCAAGGGCATCGGCGGCGCGCCGCTGTACCTGATCGATCGCTTCGAGGACGGCAAGTCCATCTACGACATCGACTTCGAATTCCTACCCGGTGTGGATCGCCGTCCCAAAGGCCACGGCTTCTCGATCGTCGATCACCTCACACACAACGTCTATCGCGGCCGCATGACGTACTGGGCCGACTTCTACACGAAGTTCTTCAACTTCCAGGAGATCCGCTACTTCGACATCAACGGCGAGTACACCGGCCTGGCTTCCAAGGCGATGAGCGCGCCGGACGGCCTGATCCGCATCCCGCTGAACGAGGAAGCACGCCAGGGCGGCGGCCAGATTGAGGAATTCTTGATGCAGTTCAGCGGCGAGGGCATCCAGCACATCGCCCTGCTGTGCGACAACCTACTCGATGCGCTCGACCGCGTGCAGATGGCCGGTATCCCGCTGCTGACCGCCCCCAACGACATCTATTACGCAAACTTGGAAAAGCGCCTGCCCGGCCATGGCCAGCCCGTGCCCGAGTTGCAGGCGCGCGGCATTCTGCTCGACGGCACGACCGAAGGCGGCCAGCCCCGCCTGCTGCTGCAGATATTCTCCGAGCCGCTGCTTGGCCCGGTGTTCTTCGAGTTCATCGAGCGCAAGGGCAACTACCGCGAGGGCTTCGGCGAAGGAAACTTCGGCGCCTTGTTCGAGTCGATGGAACGCGACCAGATCAACCGTGGCTCGTTGGAAATCAACCCGGCCTGATTTGGGCTTTTCCATGAAGGCAGAGCGCCTTCGGTCCTACATCTCGCGAGCCCCTCTGTGGGCTCGCGCTACTTTGGCGTCAGTACGGCCTTAGCCGCTCAAGCATTGAGCGGGTTGGGTTCGGCGTCACGTTCCGAAACAGTTGCTACCACTCTTGACTTGAGTTAATACATGAACATATGTATTCTTATTCAGATACACCGATGGCCTTTTTCCTCGCCCTGAAGAGGGACCCAGCACTACCTCGCCCCCTCTAAGCGCACTTCGGCAGCAATGCGCCGTGGCCAACCCAATGACCAGGATTGCTGAAGGACGTGCCCATGGAACTTCGTCATTTGCGCTGCTTCGTGGCTCTCGCCGAAGAGCTGCATTTCACCCGTGCTGCGGAGCGCTTGCACATCGAGCAGCCGCCGCTGTCCCGCACGATCAAGGAATTGGAAGACGAACTGGGGGTGCTGCTCTTTGACCGCGATCGGCGGGGAACGCGGTTGACGCCAGCGGGTACCACCTTCCTTCAGGACATTCGCCGGCTGTTCACCAACCTGGAGCAGGCACGAGAAAACGTCAGGGCGATCGCCGCAGGCCTAAGAGGCAGCGTGCGCATCGCCATCTCCGATGGCGCCATCGACCCGCGGCTGTCTGCACTTCTTGCCCTGTGCCGCCAGGAGGAGCCGGAGATCGAAATACGGCTCTCCGAGGTCACCCTGGCGGAACAGTTGCGGGGGCTGCGATCCGGCGACTTCGCGATCGGTTTCGCACACACTGCGGACGTCGGCGACGGACTGGTGACGGAGCCCATCTGGCAGGACCCGCTGGTGGTGACCTTGCCGATCCGGCACCCGTTGCTGGCCCACAAGGAAGTGTCGCTACGTGAACTCGTGAGTTACCCGCTGGTGATGTGCGATCCGCAGCTTTGCGAGGGCTACTGCCGCGAATTGACCCGGCTGCTACATCCCCTGGAGCGCGAGTCCACCATCGTTGAGCATGTCTCGTCGCTGGACATGATGCTCACGTTGGTCGGAGCTGGTTACGGCATCGGCTTCGCAACGGCGACCCGAATCGCGGTATGCCAACGTCCCGACGTGGTGATCCGGCCGTTGGCGCTCGATTCGGCCGTCATCATCACCTACCTGCTTCGGCCCGAAGGCGGTAGCGGACTATCCGTTCCCGTAGAGCGCTTCATCGAGCGTTTGCGTTCGCCAAAGAGCGATTAGCTACGGCGCCTGCGCCACACCCGGCGTCACGCATCGCCCTGAAGGTAGAGGTTGCGCTCCGTGGCCGTCATCAGTTCGGCCGAGCTGATCTTGAGAGCCAGGGAAATTTTTAGAATGAGAGCGAGTGTCGGCATGTGCTCGCCGCGCTCAATCTTGCCCATGTGCGAACGCGCGATCCCCGCCAAGCCCGCGAACTCATCCTGAGCAATCCCCTGATCCAGGCGAGCGGCTCGCACCGCTTGCCCGAACGCCAACGCCGGTGCGGACTCATAGGTGGTTACTCCGGCGGGCCGTCCAGGCCGAATAGTGCGCTTCTGCATTCGCAGAAGCGTCATGGAATCACTGATCTTTAACCACGTTAAAGATATCTCTTTAGTATGATGTCGGTAGATCTTTTCGATCCCCTCCCGCCGCCTCTTTGGGGGTATCCATGCATGACGTCATCAGTCCGCCCCCGAATTTCACACTCGCCATAGCGCCAGGTGTACCGTCTTCACGGCTGTCGGCGCTGCTTGCACTGCAGCGAGCGCAGGAGCCGGGCGTCGCGATGGCCGTGCGTGAAGTTTCGGATCAAGAGTTGATGACGGGCCTGCAGGAGGGCCGCTACGACGCGGGACTATCTCTTAGCGGTGCGGGGGATCACCTGACGAGTAGCCGGAGGCTATGGTGCGAAAGCATGGCCGTTGCGATACCACCGCGGTCCCGCTTAGTTAACCAGGCGAAGCTCACCATCTCAGATCTTCAGGATTATCCAATCTATCGCTGGCGGGTGGAGGCTTGCCCCTTGCTGGACGAGAGGTTGGCCTCCCTCATGCCAGTGGACCAAGAGAACATCCTGTCTGCAACTTCATTCGAGATGATGGCGCTGTGGGTCTCATCCGGCTACGGCATCGGCGTATGCGCGCAATCGCGCATCGAGCGTGCCCATCAATGGGGGATCGGCATGCGACCGCTCGCCGATGGCCCCTACAATATCGTGACGTACCTCCAACGGCCCCACGCGCAAGCCGATTCTGCTGCCAAGCGGTTCGAGCGTAGAGCGCTACAGATTGCTGGGGAAGGTGCAAGGTGATGGGCCTACGGCCGGAAGCGTCATCCCGGCCATAGGCTGACCCGTGGATTAGGTTCCCTCGATCACCACAGCGCTGTCCACTAGCCTACGAACGCTCTGCCGCACATCTTCCGGGACGGGCTGCGGGGCGACGGCCTTGGGCACATCCTCGTGATGCTGGTAGTCGCCCATGATGACCCGTACGATCGCCGGCACGTTGGTCGGCGTGACCGCATCGATGGCGGCGCGATCGCCCAGGTCAGGGTGCGGCTGGGTCAGCATGCGGTAAAGTCCCCAAGAATCCGCGTGCGGGCACTGGTTCATGAGCACCTGGGCCAGCCTGTGTTTGAGCGGCACCAGTTGCCAGTCCGGAACACGCTGTCCCCGATTGCCAAGGCTGATAGCCAGCAACTTTCCGGCTTTCAGTTCGCGGTTGATCTGGTCCTTGGACTTCCCGGCCAGCTTGCCGAACAACGGGACCGGCAGGCTGTTCGGCGACTCATAGATAGCCAGCATTTCCTCGCGCTCGCGCTGGATCGCGGACACTTCCGGCTCTGGGACATGCACCGGAGGCGGCGGCAGATGCGACAGTCTCCGGAACGTGATTCCGCCGCTGCTCGAAGTGACGACAATGGGCGTTGCGACAAGGGACTGCACGCCGGGCACAGGGGGCTCGGCCACGATGGGGGCCGCACCCACCGCCTCTTCCACTTCTGCCATCGCAGGCACCCCATCGATGCGGATGGTCAGGTGTGCGCTCGCAGCTTCTACCTCGCCCTGTTCGAGCAGGTCGAGGCGATCGGCCCAGTCCTGCATCATCCGGCGCCTCGGCTCCACGTATTTGGCGTGGTTGTAGGCCGAGCTGACCTTGTTGGGGTCGGAGTGCGATAGCTGTGCATCCACCCAAATTTTCGGATAGCCGATTTCGTTGAGCGCCGTCGAGATGGTGCCGCGGATGCCGTGCCCGGTCAGGCGCCCCTCGTAACCCATGAGCTGCAAGGCCTTGTTCAGCGTATTTTCGCTGATGCGCTTCTTGAGTTCGCTGGTATGAGCCAACAAGTACTTCTGCGCCGGCCGCATCGCGCTCAGAAGATAGCGCACGATCTCGATGGCCTGCAGAGAGAGGGGCACGATGTAGGGCGGCACGTCCTGCGGCCGCTTACCGGCCTTGCGCATTTCGTCCTGGAGCTGCTTGACGAATTGTGGCGGGATGATCCACAAGCCGCGGTCGAGGTCGAACTGCTCAGGCTCGGCCAGCCGCAATTCGCCCGTCCGCACCCCAGTTAACAACAGCAGCCGCACACCAAGCTGGGTCTGCCAGCCGCGGGGGGTGTAGAGCCGAAGCTTCTGAAGGAACTCGGGCATCTCGGGCAGGTGCAGATAGGGATTGTGGGTCACCGGGGGCTTGGGTTCGGCCACCACATCCAGGTCAGCAGCAGGGTTGACCTCCAAGCCCTCGGCAACGACCAAGGCATAGCGGAACATCTGGTTGAACCAGGTGCGAACCTTCTCGGCGGTGGTGAACGCTTTGCGCTTCTCGATCGCCGCCAGAACTCCCAGGAGCTGAGGGCGGCGAATGTCGTAGATCGACATCTTCCCTAAGGCGGGCAGCACGTCCTTGTTGAAGATGCGCAGAATCTGCGACAGGGTGCTCTGGCGGCCTTCCTTGAGTTCCTTGCGGCGATGCTCGACCCAGGCATCAAAAACGTTCCTAAAGGTGTATTCACCCGCCAATTTGGCCGCGTGCCGGCGCTGGTCACGCTCGATTTGCGGATCAACCCCCCTGGCAAGCAGGGCTTGGGCCTTATCCCGCTCGGCGCGGGCCTCGCGCAAGCTGAGGGCAGGATATCCGCCCAGGGACATACGTTTTTGCTTGCCCAGCCAGTAGTAGCGAAACATCCACGACTTACCGCCTGCAGCAGAGACCATCAGGCCCAGGCAGTCATTATCGGAGAGGGTGTAGCGTTTTCCGGTGGTTCTTGCCTGCCGGACGGTCAGATCAGAGAGTGCCATTTCGAGGCTCCTAAGTAATGACTTAGGCCCTATGCTCGTCATGGTTCCCGCTCAGCCCCAGCAACTATCCGGTAGCCGTCCCACCCGTATTCTTGTGCCTCAATTGGTCACTCAAAAACGGTAGCTGTGGGTGGATTTCCGTGGCGCTCGCTGGAATGGAAAAAGGGGCCGAAGCCCCTTTTTTCAATGACTTACAGACGTCAGTAGAAGTCTGCAGATCATAATTTGGAGCGGGAGGAAGAACATGCACGAGCCCGATTGCGGCGGGCAGCATGCCAAGATCAGGCGCATGGCCGTTGGCATCCGCCCAATGGCGGCCATCGTGCCGATGGTCCGCGCAGAGCGCAGGCTGCGCATCGTCCATGTCCTGGCAGTTCACGACGGAAACAGCCATCGCCGAGGCGTCCACTATGGCCCCTGCCTCGGGCGGGCAAACGTATCCCGCAATCGCCACGCGCGTGAACAACACCGTCGCGAGCAACGCGAGCGCAAGCAACTGCGCGAGGGGGGAATGGCGATGCTTCATGTATCCCTGCAAACAGGTGCGTTCAGTCTAGGCCTGCCAAAACTTGACCACAAGACGGGCGCGAATGGAGGCCGGTAGGCGGTGGACATGATGTTCATCCAAAATGCTGCGCCTAAGGCACTTGTGTCCTCAATCGAAGCGCATTGGAGATCACCGACACCGAGCTCAAGCTCATGGCCAAGGCCGCAATCATCGGTGACAGCAGCCACCCCGTGAACGGGTACAGCGCCCCTGCGGCCAGTGGGATGCCCAGCGCGTTGTAGACGAACGCAAATCCCAGGTTCTGTTTCATATTGGCAATCGTGGCTTGCGACAGTTCCCGCGCGCGTGCAAGGCCGCGCAGGTCGCCCTTGACCAGCGTGACCTGGGCGCTGTGCATCGCCACATCGGTTCCAGTCCCCATGGCGATGCCGACGTCGGCTTTGGCCAGTGCCGGTGCATCGTTGATGCCGTCGCCAGCCATGGCCACTACGTGGCCCTCGCTCTGGAGTTTTGCGACCAGTGCCAGCTTGTCAGCCGGTTTGACCTCGCCGTGAACCTCGTTAATGCCAAGAGGGCCGGCCACGGCTCGCGCTGTCGCGATGCTGTCGCCACTTGCCATCACCACGCGAATCCCGGCCGCTTTGAGCGCCGCAAGCGCTTCGGGAGTGCTGGCCTTGACCGGGTCCGAGACCGTCAGCAGCCCCGCCAATTTCCGGTCAACGGCCAGGTACATGACACTGGCGCCGTACTGACCAAGCACATTTGCCCGCAACGCATGTGATTCAATGGCGACTTGCTCCCGACGCATCAGGGAGGCATTGCCGAGTATCAGTTGGTGACCGTCAACCCGGCCCCGCACGCCCATACCCGCGTCCGATGCGAAATGTTCGGCCTTGCCTAACGTCAGGCCACGCTCACGCGCCGCCGCAACAATGGTGGCTGCCAGCGGGTGTTCGCTGCCCTGATCGAGACTCGCCGCCAGACGAAGCACCGTGGTCTCATCGAGCGAATCGACGGCCAATGCCCGCTCGAAGACCGGACGGCCCTCGGTCAACGTGCCGGTCTTGTCGACGATGAGAGTGTCAACCTTGCGGAAATGCTCGATGGCCGCCGCATCCCGGAACAGGATGCCCTGGGTCGCGGCCTTGCCGCTCGCCACCATGATCGACATTGGCGTAGCCAGCCCCAGCGCGCATGGACAGGCGATGATCAACACGGCCACGGCATTGACCAGTCCAAAGACCCAGCTCGGCTCGGGGCCGAAAAATCCCCAGCCGAAGAAGGCAAGCACGGCAATCGCTACCACCACCAGTACGAATACCCCCGCCACCTGGTCCGCCATGCGCTGCATGGGCGCCTTCGAGCGCTGGGCCTGGGCCACCATCTGCACGATCTGCGACAGCACTGTCTGTGCGCCGACCTTTTCCGAACGCATGACCAGGCTGCCCGACGTATTGAGTGTGGCGCCGATCACATGGTCGCCAGCATGCTTGGAAACAGGCAACGGCTCGCCGGTGATCATCGATTCGTCGATGGCGCTTGCTCCTTCGGTCACGATGCCATCGGTTGGCACCTTTTCGCCGGGGCGAATCCGCAGCAGGTCGCCGACATGTACGTGCGTGAGCGGGATATCCTCTTCGCTGCCGTCAGGATTGAGGCGGCGCGCCGTTTTTGGCGCCAGACCGAGCAGCGACTTGATGGCGGCCGAAGTCTGCGAACGTGCCTTCAATTCGAAGATCTGGCCCAGCAGCGTCAGTGAAATGATGACGGCGGCGGCTTCGAAGTAGACCGCAATGCGGCCATGCACAACAAAGCTGCGGGGAAACAGCTCGGGCGCAACAGTGGCCGCAACGCTGTATATGAAGGCCGCACCGGTGCCCAGCCCGATCAGAGTCCACATGTTCGGGCTGCGGTTGCGGAACGATTGCAGGCACCGGGCATAGATGGGGAAGCCGGCCCACAAGACTACGGGCGCGGACAAGGCAAACTCCACCCAGCCTTGCGCCGCCGGGGCCACGCCAGCGACACGCCCCCCCAGCATTACCAGCGCTACGACAGCGATCGTCAGCGGCAAGCTCCACCAGAAGCGCCGGCGGAACGCCGCGAGTTCGGGATTCTCATCCGCTTCAAGACTCGGCATCGCCGGCTCAAGCGCCATGCCGCACTTCGGGCAACTCCCGGGATGATCCTGGCGGATCTCGGGGTGCATGGGGCAGGTGTAAACGGTGTCCGGCGCCGCGTTGGCATCGTCCACAGCGGAGGCGACATGTGGATGCGTGTACCGCGTGGGGTCCGCCTCGAACTTCCGCTGACATGCTGCACCACAGAAGCTGTATCGGGTCCCCGCGTAGCTTGACTGGTACGGCGTATTGGGCTTGACCGTCATACCGCACACCGGGTCCCGTTCCTCCGTGGCGGTCACGAGCGTCAGTCGCGTCGCCGTGGCATGCGGGTGGCCTCCAGCTTGTGCACGTTCCGGCTCGCCGTCGTGCCCGGGCGCGGCGGATGACATATGCGGATGCGGTTGTTGGTTGCTCATTTTCGCGCAGCCTCAATGCCTTGTGGCCTGCGGTGCGGGCAATTGCCGTGGGGCTGCGCTGCTGATCGCCTCCAAGATCGGGCAAGCAGGTCGATCGTCGCCATCACAATGCTGCGCCAGATACAGCAGGGTGTCCCGCATGCCGCTGACCGCGGCAATCCGGGCGTCCAGTTCCTGAATGCGCTGCAACGCGATGGCCTTCACCGCCACGCTCGCGCGCCGCTTGTTTTGCCACAACCCGAGCAGCTCTCGAATCTGCTCCATGGAGAAACCCAAGGCCCGCGCACGCCCGATGAAGCGCAGGGTGTGGATGTCGATTTCACGATACATCCGGTAGTTGCCCTCGCTCCGGGCAGCCGAAGCGACCAGGCCAATACTTTCGTAGTAGCGGATCATCTTGGCCGAGACGCCGGAGACGCTCGCGGCTTGTCCGATATTCATGGCGTGCTCCTCGCTTCCTGTGCGCATGGCACCTTCGGTATCCGGTGTTCGTGGCATCTTTCACGGAACCGGCGCGTGCCCAAATCTTCACGATTTCACGGTACACCCTTCCCAAGTGGGAAGGTCAAGGACGTCGCAATCGTCCTTTTGCCCGACGCCCATGCGGGCGTCTGATCCTGTTTTCCGCGCAGTTGCATTGCGAGCAAAACACGGTATCCTTGCGAAAATCCTGCCACTGCAAAGAACCCTTGCGTCACACGCTGCGCCGGCATCCTTTCTTCGCTGGCATCCTCCTGCTGGTCTTCCTGTCAGTCCAACTGGCAGCGGCGGCGTACG belongs to Ralstonia sp. RRA and includes:
- a CDS encoding heavy metal translocating P-type ATPase; this encodes MSMATTSSAGGQAAAISLPIEGMTCASCVGRVEAALAKVEGVASVSVNLATERADIRLNRAVDRMALIQAIEKVGYDVPQGTIELAIGGMTCASCVGRVEKALKAVPGVTEAVVNLATERATVRGVASVQDLIAAVDKVGYEASPVDTSMQADEEAAEKKDAERAELKRDLTLAAVLALPVFVLEMGSHMIPGMHEWVASTIGIQQSWYLQFVLTLLVLAIPGWRFYEKGFPALFRLGPDMNSLVAVGTAAAFGYSMVATFAPSLLPAGTVNVYYEAAAVIVALILLGRFLEARAKGRTSEAIKRLVGLQAKEAHVLRDGRIVDIPINDVAQGDIVEVRPGERVPVDGEVTEGRSFVDESMITGEPIPVEKAEGSTVVGGTVNQKGALTLRATAVGGQTMLAQIIRMVEQAQGSKLPIQAVVDKVTLWFVPAVMLAAVLTFLVWLVFGPSPALSFALVNAVAVLIIACPCAMGLATPTSIMVGTGRGAEMGVLFRKGEALQLLKDAKVVAVDKTGTLTEGRPVLTDLEIADGFDRNQVLAKVAAVESRSEHPIARAIVESAVEGGIALPTMTDFDSVTGMGVRATVDGARVEVGADRFMRELGLDVGGFARTAERLGNEGKSPLYASIDGRLAAIIAVADPIKSSTPAAIAALHQLGLKVAMITGDNARTAQAIAKQLGIDEVVAEVLPEGKVEAVRRLKASHGQIAYVGDGINDAPALAEADVGLAIGTGTDVAVESADVVLMSGNLQGVPNAIALSKATIGNIRQNLFWAFGYNTALIPVAAGVLYPAYGVLLSPIFAAGAMALSSVFVLGNALRLRRFQPPLAADTAH
- the fdx gene encoding ISC system 2Fe-2S type ferredoxin — protein: MPKITVLPHPELAPEGAELNVPAGTSICEALLDNGIEIEHACDMSCACTTCHCIVRKGFNSLNEVEECEDDLLDRAWGLEAQSRLSCQAIVATEDLTVEIPKYTINHAKENH
- a CDS encoding glutaredoxin; protein product: MSAPKLATLYRMVMPGHTCPYGLKSLDLLKRKGYEVEDKHLASREQTDAFKKEHGVETTPQVFINGRRVGGYDDLRKFFGMSVKDKNAVTYTPVIALFAMAAAMALAASWAAFGQLWSIQAAEWLVAFAMCLLALQKLKDVDGFATMFLNYDLLAKRWVRYAYFYPFAEAIAGVLMVAGVGMWVSIPLALFIGTVGAVSVFKAVYVDRRELKCACVGGDSNVPLDFVSLTENLMMVAMALWMWAKVAYLGMH
- the cueR gene encoding Cu(I)-responsive transcriptional regulator, which translates into the protein MNIGEASKASKVSAKMIRYYEQIGLIPPADRTDSGYRAYTQDDVHRLHFIRRSRDLGFSVAEITDLLGLWNDKSRQSADVKRLAQQHIDELDRRIESMLEMAATLKALIRCCAGDERPDCPILHTLEQPDTSDNKPEARTGAVPRRARANAAGKKPRAH
- a CDS encoding Lrp/AsnC family transcriptional regulator gives rise to the protein MSTEIVLDGTDRRLIDALQRNGRSTFDELAEHASLSSSATLRRVRRLEEAGVIAGYVALVHPERIGLTLTAYLNVRLEKHSDSHKRNPMDVFRASVQNWPEVVECHALTGDMDYLLRVVVRDMAHYSRFVLDTLLKHPSVQDCKTSFVLDRVKSTTALPL
- a CDS encoding heavy-metal-associated domain-containing protein, with the translated sequence MQFHLEDMTCGGCARTVTKTIQTIDPNAKIVTDPPTRRVEVQTSASQEQIAAALSEAGFPPRAQ